TTACTGCTGATGTAGGAGCAAAGAAAGAACATTGGATTACACAAAGTCTTGTTCTGCCTTGTCTGACATGAATAACTTAAAAGGAAATACATTCGCTGCAGAGAAAGAAAATGTATGTGAACTAAGAATCATTATTTTATCAGCTTAGTTTCGAACGTTTGATAAGCTAAAGTATGCCAAGTGCGGCTTTAACAAGCACACAATCAGCGCAGGTTGTGGCCTCTAAAAATGTTCAGAAGTCGCAGGCTCCATCCCCTCCAAGGGTGTCAGGACAGGGATCTTCAGGGGAGACAAGTGCGGGGAGTATGGGAAGCTTCCCTGATGTTACTGCAGGGATTGCGGATATTTACAACCCTGGTGTAAACGATGGGACCACATTGCCGGACAGTGACCAACAGTCTGTGATACCGGATTATCCAATGGATTCTTTACCAAGGCATTCAAATACTAGTACTCAGTCTTTACCTAACTCTGGAACCCCTGGGGACCCAAGGTCAGGGTCTACTAATCTAAGGTCAATTCAGAATGCCAATCAAGGGTCAAGGCCACATCAAAGACCGGTTGAACATTCCAATCAAGCAGTTGTGCCCCATATAGGTCTTTCATCGAGTACTGGAAGCATTCCAAATCCTTCCGTTCCAGTCTCATCAGCTGTGATATCACATGTTCCAGCTCAGCTGCCATCTCATTCCATCCAAGCCACACAACCAGATGTGTCTCATTCAAATGTAAGCGTCAATGTTAGCCATTTAGGACCTGTAAGTGTAAGTGCTAGCGACGCAAGACAAATTCGAACTCAGGACCTAAATGTCGGTGTGGTAACTCGTTTAGACCATCATAGACAGTCTGGCCAAATGTTGCCTGATGTAGTTGCCCATTCTCAGCCACCAAATCGTCAATCGTCTTCTCAAAGACCTCAGACATTGCCATTAGCAGATCCACGTCATTCGTCAAGTCGAGACCAAAGAAGGCCAGTTGATCCGTATTCCCGTCATCGGCATCGACGTGATCACCGTCATCGCTCCCACCATCGCCAGTCAAATAGACATCCAAACACAGGAACGGAGGAACCTTGTAAAGAATCATGTCTCCAGTGCCTTGCAGTAGGCTTTTCGTTTCGATGGATACTTGTGGTGCTGTCGTTGCTAGGGGTTTGCTGCGTGGTAACAGGAATTGTTCTGGCAGCTTTACATGCAGCAGGGAATTCCTTCCTCTTCCTGGCAATTATGTTTATTGGTAAGTTTGGGAGGTCACTACATTCTGTTAAAAATTAGGCATAATTATTTCGCAGTGGAAATGAGATTTTAAATTTGgacttatatttatttgtatacatgcACACACTtcttgtattgaataattttaagatTCATAACGGGCTGGCAATTTAAGCAAAGAAATTTACAATGTGGACTTGACCTGGCTACAATTGGCTTTATTATCAAAATCCAATTTTCTTTCATCAAGGTCTCAAGTTTGAGTGTGAAATTTCAGATAGAAATTTTAGAACTTCCTTGtcaatattatgttttgttctatttgcattttgtttcattatggCTTGACAAACACTCCATATTaacaatccaaaaaaaataatgcattcattatCTCTTAAAATTCTGCataatttttatcttaaagTGCCTTTGCTTGGTATCCTTATTTGAAATATACCTTCCtaaattcacaattttaggcatttggttgctattttcacaattctAAGAGCCCTTGCTCGATTTTCAGAAAGGTGGGAACACTGAGTgaagttatataaattatatacaataagcactagtgatgttccgatgatcgattataatcgaaaatcgattggttgggcctgaaatcggcgacaatcgatattatttagttttaatagattatcgaaaaaaaaaaatattagtaagtgttcagatgttatctttaacaaaatggctgatgaaagcctcaatgagcaagaaaatgaactattttttatacaacaacacttaataacttcaatcatagacataaggtatatgcatataatgattaagagtttaatactgtacacgaataaaactacaactcaggtactatctagtattttaaaaaccgattgtactatcgataatcggttacttgagtggaaccgatcatcgatagtaaaattgcaaccgattcccaacactaataaGCACGAAGCACGAGTTGTGCATAATTCAACCTCCATATTTGGgtgtaataattgttttgtaccatatATTGTAAAATCACCTGTACAATAACTTAGCATGcgtatattgaaatatcatttcatttgtcTGCCAATTCTTATTGGTTATATAGCTCTGATGACAAAATTT
Above is a genomic segment from Mya arenaria isolate MELC-2E11 chromosome 2, ASM2691426v1 containing:
- the LOC128212371 gene encoding uncharacterized protein LOC128212371, encoding MPSAALTSTQSAQVVASKNVQKSQAPSPPRVSGQGSSGETSAGSMGSFPDVTAGIADIYNPGVNDGTTLPDSDQQSVIPDYPMDSLPRHSNTSTQSLPNSGTPGDPRSGSTNLRSIQNANQGSRPHQRPVEHSNQAVVPHIGLSSSTGSIPNPSVPVSSAVISHVPAQLPSHSIQATQPDVSHSNVSVNVSHLGPVSVSASDARQIRTQDLNVGVVTRLDHHRQSGQMLPDVVAHSQPPNRQSSSQRPQTLPLADPRHSSSRDQRRPVDPYSRHRHRRDHRHRSHHRQSNRHPNTGTEEPCKESCLQCLAVGFSFRWILVVLSLLGVCCVVTGIVLAALHAAGNSFLFLAIMFIGLGVLLVVVVGVGWKCTPRGHEPLHALFSIGEFRNRRSSRRRGERRNRRWHEGSMHREFRYRPPPPTYNASMVEYQQQQQQLAAQQAQQSPDIYDPDNDPDEDYSLPSSPPPSYRSRASTVRAGIQITFPPNQGGDYPDSRPPTYRSHQGRHTRPSLSRDDDSDHDHDPAPADFAFTGSSVIVDTNTSQNSTSIQISPAVAANQNVTVSVTTVSVTTSQPTVALTVPPLEGHGHGASPAGLLDNVVDPIGERGIDRVDTQL